One segment of Meriones unguiculatus strain TT.TT164.6M chromosome 3, Bangor_MerUng_6.1, whole genome shotgun sequence DNA contains the following:
- the Slc66a1 gene encoding lysosomal amino acid transporter 1 homolog has protein sequence MVWRMLGASNFSTCPNGSIQWIWDVFGECAQDGWDEASVGLGLVSILCFAASTFPQYIKACRTGNMDQALSLWFLLGWIGGDSCNLIGSFLADQLPLQTYTAVYYVLADLMMLTLYFHYKFKNRPSALSTPINSVLLFILGTVCITPLLSSTDPVAVPREGFRGRTLLSVEPGNKPFTKKEVIGFVIGSVSSVLYLLSRLPQIRTNFLRQSTQGISYSLFALVMLGNTLYGLSVLLKNPEVGQSEGSYLLHHLPWLVGSLGVLLLDTIISIQFLVYRSRAIASVSEREPLLPS, from the exons ATGGTCTGGAGGATGCTGGGCGCCAGTAACTTTTCCACCTGCCCCAACGGCTCCATCCAGTGGATCTGGGATGTGTTTGGTGAATGTGCCCAGGATGGCTGGGATGAGGCCAGCGTGGGCCTGGGCTTGGTCTCCATTCTCTGCTTCGCTGCATCTACCTTCCC CCAATACATCAAGGCCTGCAGGACAGGCAACATGGACCAGGCCCTATCTCTGTGGTTCCTCCTGGGCTGGATCGGTGGGGATTCCTGCAACCTCATTGGCTCCTTCCTTGCTGACCAGCTGCCCCTGCAG ACCTACACGGCCGTGTATTACGTCTTGGCTGACCTGATGATGCTGACGCTGTACTTCCATTACAAGTTCAAGAATCGACCTTCTGCGT TGTCTACCCCTATCAATTCTGTACTCTTGTTCATCTTGGGGACCGTGTGTATCACACCACTGCTGAGCAGCACTGATCCTGTGGCTGTGCCCAGGGAAGGCTTCCGGGGACGGACGCTCCTGTCTGTGGAGCCAGGCAATAAG CCCTTCACAAAGAAGGAGGTCATCGGTTTTGTCATCGGCTCCGTGTCCAGCGTGCTGTACCTGCTCTCAAGACTGCCTCAAATCCGCACCAAT tTCCTGCGGCAGTCAACCCAAGGCATATCCTACTCTCTGTTTGCACTGGTGATGCTGGGGAACACGTTGTATGGGCTGAGCGTGCTGCTCAAAAACCCCGAGGTGGGCCAGAGCGAGGGCAGCTACCTGCTGCACCACCTGCCCTGGCTCGTGGGCAGCCTGGGTGTGCTGCTGCTCGACACCATC ATCTCCATCCAGTTCCTGGTGTACAGGAGTCGCGCCATTGCCTCTGTCTCAGAGCGAGAGCCCCTCCTTCCAAGCTGA